The following are from one region of the Coffea eugenioides isolate CCC68of chromosome 2, Ceug_1.0, whole genome shotgun sequence genome:
- the LOC113761964 gene encoding E3 ubiquitin-protein ligase SINAT3-like → MLFKQMHCCLLQCHNGHTLCSTCKVRVHNRCPTCRQELGDIRCLALEKVAESLELPCKYCSLGCPEIFPYYSKLKHEAVCNFRPYNCPYAGSECSVLGDIPHLVAHLRDDHKVDMHSGCTFNHRYVKSNPREVENATWMLTVFNCFSHYFCLHFEAFQLGMAPVYMAFLRFMGDEMQARNFSYSLEVGGNGRKLTWEGTPRSIRDSHKKVRDSHDGLIIQRNMALFFSGGDRKELKLRVTGRIWKEQQNPENGACIPNLCS, encoded by the exons ATGCTTTTTAAGCAAATGCATTGTTGTTTACTGCAGTGCCACAATGGGCATACGCTCTGTTCCACCTGTAAAGTGAGGGTACATAATCGCTGTCCAACATGTAGGCAGGAGCTTGGTGACATAAGATGTTTAGCACTAGAGAAGGTGGCTGAATCACTTGAACTACCGTGCAAGTATTGCTCCCTTGGATGCCCTGAGATCTTCCCTTATTACAGTAAATTGAAACATGAGGCTGTGTGTAATTTTAGACCTTACAACTGTCCATATGCTGGTTCAGAGTGCTCAGTTCTTGGTGATATTCCTCACCTAGTTGCGCATCTGCGAGATGATCACAAGGTGGACATGCACTCTGGCTGCACTTTTAATCACCGTTATGTCAAATCTAATCCTCGAGAAGTAGAAAATGCTACATGGATGCTAACT GTTTTTAATTGTTTCAGCCACTACTTCTGCCTGCATTTTGAAGCTTTTCAACTTGGCATGGCTCCTGTTTATATGGCGTTTCTTCGATTTATGGGAGATGAGATGCAAGCTCGGAACTTCAGCTACAGCTTGGAGGTTGGAGGCAATGGCCGGAAACTCACCTGGGAGGGCACTCCTAGAAGCATTAGAGACAGTCACAAGAAAGTCAGGGACAGCCATGATGGTCTGATTATACAGCGCAACATGGCTCTGTTCTTTTCTGGTGGAGACAGGAAAGAGCTCAAGCTACGTGTAACGGGGCGAATATGGAAGGAACAGCAGAATCCAGAAAACGGGGCATGCATACCTAATCTCTGTAGTTAA
- the LOC113761965 gene encoding uncharacterized protein LOC113761965, producing MMHDPYAPRSKSSSKGRTNLASCIVATVFLLILAAGAVVAYFLLLKPKAPKIAVDAVQFPTFSASNGTVNFTFFQYVTVTNPNRDEFTHYDSSLQLVYSGQPVGLVFIPAGKIQGGRAQHMSAKFNVQSYPLPPAVAARVGDNQAAAAAAGGGGSVGPMVAGPTMEIETRMKLEGRVRVLKVFTHRVDTGVRCGVVIEVTRGSVLGFHC from the coding sequence ATGATGCACGACCCTTATGCTCCTAGATCTAAGTCCAGCAGCAAAGGCCGTACTAATTTAGCTTCTTGTATAGTGGCCACAGTTTTCCTTCTCATCCTCGCCGCCGGGGCTGTTGTCGCTTACTTCTTGCTTCTTAAGCCCAAAGCTCCCAAGATAGCCGTGGACGCTGTCCAGTTCCCCACTTTCTCCGCTTCCAACGGCACCGTCAACTTCACCTTCTTCCAGTACGTGACCGTCACCAACCCCAACCGGGACGAGTTCACCCATTACGACAGCTCCCTGCAGCTGGTCTATTCCGGGCAGCCCGTCGGCCTGGTGTTCATTCCCGCCGGCAAGATCCAGGGCGGCCGGGCCCAGCACATGTCTGCTAAGTTCAACGTTCAGTCTTACCCTTTGCCGCCTGCTGTGGCAGCAAGAGTTGGTGACAACCAAGCTGCCGCCGCCGCCGCTGGTGGTGGGGGGTCGGTGGGGCCCATGGTGGCAGGCCCCACCATGGAGATAGAGACGAGGATGAAGCTGGAAGGGAGGGTGCGGGTGCTGAAGGTGTTCACCCACAGGGTGGACACCGGGGTGAGGTGTGGAGTGGTGATTGAGGTCACCCGCGGTTCTGTCTTGGGTTTCCACTGCTGA
- the LOC113761962 gene encoding uncharacterized protein LOC113761962 translates to MHFFPLSSNKNVNYLILSSMDLLNRSTTSSNHLLSPPLPTSDSIFSPNFPFKSWKKKTRSSRLSIPNSKKFPLSPIYSPLSSHSRLKLCARLRRPSNRQNYLRKKLTQHKQVSPNSDSQNAATSPDAANPPGNIIRGTELESKSKLLGGNVFWDKLEDWVEQYKKDVEFWGIGTGPIFTIFQDSEAKVERVAVNEDEIFRRSGVDPLLYMEGNVKDFTELVNERVSRAKFVARELENGKDVLPGNSSVVKFVASEAKSDLVNMIQGVSLRPVLQTKLPTVGITVACCVFVILAFKRLFTIKEGKLEYTRSEKEMMRRKLKARLEKEKTRKGMLEVIQDSTEPVTASIERPQLDKQELMNSILKAGESNDTPVSPNYVVVSEDNLSVDVDHKVPETRALARQVRESEKGDSLPDNSDAKDHQTFNVLSNGEEINQKHGFANRSQVEHPDGYEGKARDGSGTSEHTSLSEDLEDESGPNTDDASTENAWTQSSQLISKKFLDGSDRPVIEKDVTNLDLHSFDAVQDSEQSKTSNDHLNKASHSSVARKFRVIKSVKEAREYLAKKHDDIGSTFEHEARTEERVHPFLTELDQKERDVDTSQRSDGSERPPHTSTLTKIHDSICTPEISSSRRTEYLPTIGRHPKIVEGGQQLKDDLGTMRLSETESSAAKLPKETETDIVMSQEEQDDSKPFPLSDSIESLDFSVTCVDSIFGGNQKTPAKEHSSKDVKEPKGEVNLQLPGNPSGEESKGRNWKLASSVNKENWLEENFHEIEPIVKKIGVGFRDNYMMAKARTNDDVNLKADMGQLMPGEDGNELEWMKNERLREIVFKVRENEMAGRDPFHLMDDEDKIAFYSGLEKKVEQENAKLANLHEWVHSNIENLDYGRDGISLYDPPEKIIPRWRGPPVEKIPEFLKNSSAQRKELVPDNVRKSNITKQNEEDSLQLSKESSSGEASALCNEYTKPQKKTPKTPRTVVEGSDGSVRAGKKSGKEYWQHTRKWSQGFLESYNAETDPEVKAIMRDMGKDLDRWITEKEIKEAADLMDKLPERGQELIKEKLNKVKREMEVFGPQAVVSKYREYADEKEEDYLWWLDLPYVLCIELYTEQEGEQKIGLYSLEMAADLELDPKQYHVIAFEDAGDCKNMCYIIQAHMEMLGNGNAFVVARPPKDAFREAKSNGFGVSVIRKGEVQLNVDQSLEEVEELIAEIGSKIYHDKIMQERSVDINGLMKGVFGVKKRVRRKRSRRKLKKPTSSL, encoded by the exons atgcactttttcccCCTATCGTCCAACAAGAATGTGAACTACTTAATACTTTCATCCATGGATCTTCTCAATCGCTCCACAACCTCGAGCAATCATCTACTCTCCCCACCACTACCAACTAGTGATAGTATTTTCTCTCCCAATTTTCCCTTCAAATCATGGAAGAAGAAGACCCGTTCATCAAGGCTCTCAATACCCAACTCCAAGAAATTCCCTCTTTCCCCAATATACTCACCCCTCTCTTCGCACTCAAGACTCAAACTTTGTGCTCGACTTCGCCGCCCCTCCAACCGCCAAAACTATCTGAGGAAAAAGCTCACTCAGCACAAACAGGTCAGTCCCAATTCTGATTCTCAGAACGCTGCTACTAGTCCTGATGCTGCTAATCCTCCTGGGAATATCATCAGAGGAACTGAATTGGAATCAAAATCAAAACTTTTGGGTGGGAACGTGTTCTGGGATAAGCTAGAGGATTGGGTTGAGCAGTATAAGAAGGATGTTGAGTTTTGGGGTATAGGGACTGGTCCTATTTTTACTATTTTTCAAGATTCTGAGGCTAAGGTTGAAAGGGTTGCTGTTAACGAGGATGAGATTTTCCGAAGAAGTGGGGTCGACCCTTTGTTGTATATGGAGGGAAATGTGAAGGATTTTACTGAATTAGTGAATGAGAGAGTTTCTCGTGCAAAATTTGTGGCTAGAGAATTGGAGAATGGCAAAGATGTGCTTCCCGGGAATAGTTCTGTGGTAAAGTTTGTTGCTTCAGAAGCAAAATCTGACCTTGTTAATATGATTCAGGGAGTTAGTCTAAGACCTGTTCTGCAAACGAAATTGCCCACGGTTGGAATCACAGTGGCATGTTGTGTCTTTGTAATCCTGGCTTTCAAGCGATTGTTTACAATCAAGGAAGGTAAGCTGGAGTACACGAGGTCTGAGAAAGAAATGATGAGGAGAAAATTAAAAGCTAGATTGGAGAAAGAGAAGACAAGGAAAGGCATGTTGGAAGTAATTCAGGATTCCACAGAGCCAGTAACTGCTTCTATTGAGCGGCCTCAGCTTGATAAGCAAGAACTAATGAACAGCATTTTGAAAGCGGGGGAATCAAATGACACTCCTGTCTCACCCAACTACGTGGTGGTTAGTGAGGATAACTTATCTGTGGATGTTGATCATAAAGTTCCGGAAACCAGAGCTCTGGCGAGGCAAGTGCGAGAAAGTGAAAAAGGGGATTCTTTACCTGATAATAGTGATGCAAAAGATCATCAGACTTTTAATGTATTGTCCAATGGAGAGGAAATAAATCAGAAGCATGGATTTGCCAATAGGTCTCAAGTGGAGCATCCTGATGGATATGAAGGAAAAGCAAGGGATGGTAGTGGAACTAGTGAGCATACATCTTTGTCTGAAGATTTGGAAGATGAGAGTGGGCCTAACACTGATGACGCTTCAACTGAAAATGCATGGACTCAATCCAGTCAACTCATAAGCAAGAAATTCCTAGATGGCAGTGACAGGCCTGTGATAGAAAAGGATGTCACTAACTTAGATTTGCATTCATTTGATGCAGTGCAAGACTCTGAACAATCCAAGACTTCCAACGATCATTTGAACAAAGCTAGTCATAGTTCTGTTGCAAGGAAGTTTAGGGTGATAAAATCTGTTAAAGAAGCAAGAGAATACCTCGCAAAAAAGCATGACGATATAGGGTCAACTTTTGAACATGAAGCAAGAACTGAGGAACGGGTTCACCCTTTTTTGACTGAGTTAGACCAGAAGGAAAGAGATGTAGATACAAGCCAGAGGTCAGATGGAAGTGAAAGACCACCCCACACTTCCACTTTGACCAAGATCCATGATTCTATCTGTACACCTGAGATATCTTCTTCAAGAAGAACAGAATATCTTCCAACCATCGGTAGACATCCCAAGATTGTGGAAGGAGGTCAACAACTAAAGGATGATCTTGGAACCATGAGACTTTCAGAAACTGAATCATCTGCAGCAAAGTTACCTAAAGAGACGGAAACAGACATTGTCATGAGCCAGGAAGAGCAAGATGACAGCAAACCTTTTCCTCTTTCTGATTCCATTGAATCTTTAGATTTTTCAGTTACTTGTGTAGACTCAATCTTTGGAGGAAACCAGAAAACTCCAGCCAAGGAGCATAGTAGCAAGGATGTTAAAGAACCAAAAGGAGAGGTTAATCTTCAGTTGCCTGGAAATCCATCTGGTGAAGAAAGCAAAGGCAGAAATTGGAAGCTGGCTTCATCAGTGAATAAGGAGAACTGGCTAGAGGAGAACTTCCATGAAATTGAACCCATTGTTAAAAAGATTGGAGTTGGCTTTAGAGACAACTATATGATGGCAAAGGCCAGGACAAATGATGATGTGAACTTAAAGGCAGACATGGGTCAACTTATGCCTGGTGAAGATGGCAATGAACTTGAatggatgaaaaatgaaaggcTGAGAGAAATCGTGTTTAAAGTTCGTgaaaatgaaatggctggaagaGATCCATTTCATCTAATGGATGATGAAGATAAAATTGCATTCTATAGTGGTCTTGAGAAGAAAGTTGAGCAAGAGAATGCTAAGTTAGCGAATCTGCATGAATGGGTCCACTCAAATATTGAGAACCTTGATTATGGACGAG ATGGCATTAGCCTGTATGATCCACCAGAGAAAATTATACCTCGGTGGAGAGGGCCCCCTGTGGAAAAAATTCctgagtttttgaaaaattcctCAGCTCAACGGAAAGAACTTGTTCCTGACAATGTTAGGAAGTCAAATATCACAAAGCAAAATGAGGAAGACTCTCTTCAGCTATCAAAAGAATCTTCATCAGGTGAAGCCTCGGCATTGTGTAATGAATATACAAAGCCTCAAAAAAAGACTCCCAAAACTCCCAGGACAGTTGTCGAAGGGAGTGATGGCTCTGTTAGAGCTGGCAAAAAATCAGGCAAAGAGTACTGGCAACACACGAGGAAATGGTCTCAGGGGTTTCTAGAGTCTTACAATGCAGAAACAGATCCAGAAGTCAAAGCCATTATGAGGGATATGGGGAAGGACTTGGACCGATGGATTACTGAGAAAGAAATAAAGGAAGCAGCTGATTTGATGGATAAATTGCCTGAAAGGGGTCAAGAGTTAATTAAAGAAAAACTCAATAAGGTTAAAAGAGAAATGGAAGTATTTGGTCCACAGGCTGTTGTGAGCAAGTATCGTGAATATGCTGATGAAAAGGAAGAGGATTACTTGTGGTGGCTGGATCTACCCTATGTACTG TGTATCGAACTATACACAGAGCAAGAGGGGGAGCAGAAAATAGGATTATATTCGTTAGAGATGGCTGCTGATCTTGAATTGGATCCTAAGCAGTATCATGTGATTGCTTTTGAAGATGCTGGCGATTGCAAAAATATGTGCTACATTATTCAGGCACATATGGAAATGCTTGGAAACGGGAATGCCTTCGTTGTTGCACGACCGCCTAAG GATGCTTTTCGGGAAGCCAAATCCAATGGATTTGGTGTATCTGTCATCAGAAAAGGGGAGGTGCAGCTCAATGTGGATCAATCACTGGAAGAAGTAGAAGAATTAATTGCCGAAATTGGAAGTAAGATATATCATGATAAGATCATGCAGGAACGCTCTGTGGATATCAACGGCCTAATGAAAGGGGTATTTGGTGTGAAGAAACGTGTCAGAAG GAAGAGGTCGAGGAGGAAGCTGAAAAAACCTACCAGCTCCTTGTAA
- the LOC113761963 gene encoding E3 ubiquitin-protein ligase SINAT5-like — protein sequence MESDSIECITSSDGIVDEDEIHPHPHPSSHLNIHSQFSSSTKSSHNINLINNNNIINNQNAGVLIPSSPSVHELLECPVCTNSMYPPIHQCHNGHTLCSTCKVRVHNRCPTCRQELGDIRCLALEKVAESLELPCKYCSLGCPEIFPYYSKLKHEAVCNFRPYNCPYAGSECSVLGDIPHLVAHLRDDHKVDMHSGCTFNHRYVKSNPREVENATWMLTVFNCFSHYFCLHFEAFQLGMAPVYMAFLRFMGDEMQARNFSYSLEVGGNGRKLTWEGTPRSIRDSHKKVRDSHDGLIIQRNMALFFSGGDRKELKLRVTGRIWKEQQNPENGACIPNLCS from the exons ATGGAATCAGATAGCATTGAATGCATAACATCTTCAGATGGAATTGTTGATGAGGATGAGATCCACCCCCACCCCCACCCTTCTTCTCATTTGAACATTCATTCCCAGTTTTCATCCTCTACAAAATCATCCCACAACATCAATCTCATCAACAATAATAACATCATCAACAACCAAAATGCTGGGGTCCTGATTCCTTCCTCTCCCAGTGTCCATGAGCTCCTTGAATGCCCCGTTTGTACCAATTCTATGTACCCTCCAATCCATCAG TGCCACAATGGGCATACGCTCTGTTCCACCTGTAAAGTGAGGGTACATAATCGCTGTCCAACATGTAGGCAGGAGCTTGGTGACATAAGATGTTTAGCACTAGAGAAGGTGGCTGAATCACTTGAACTACCGTGCAAGTATTGCTCCCTTGGATGCCCTGAGATCTTCCCTTATTACAGTAAATTGAAACATGAGGCTGTGTGTAATTTTAGACCTTACAACTGTCCATATGCTGGTTCAGAGTGCTCAGTTCTTGGTGATATTCCTCACCTAGTTGCGCATCTGCGAGATGATCACAAGGTGGACATGCACTCTGGCTGCACTTTTAATCACCGTTATGTCAAATCTAATCCTCGAGAAGTAGAAAATGCTACATGGATGCTAACT GTTTTTAATTGTTTCAGCCACTACTTCTGCCTGCATTTTGAAGCTTTTCAACTTGGCATGGCTCCTGTTTATATGGCGTTTCTTCGATTTATGGGAGATGAGATGCAAGCTCGGAACTTCAGCTACAGCTTGGAGGTTGGAGGCAATGGCCGGAAACTCACCTGGGAGGGCACTCCTAGAAGCATTAGAGACAGTCACAAGAAAGTCAGGGACAGCCATGATGGTCTGATTATACAGCGCAACATGGCTCTGTTCTTTTCTGGTGGAGACAGGAAAGAGCTCAAGCTACGTGTAACGGGGCGAATATGGAAGGAACAGCAGAATCCAGAAAACGGGGCATGCATACCTAATCTCTGTAGTTAA